The nucleotide window TGGCGAGTGGAAATGGTGTGGGGAAGCGGAGTGATCATTGTGAATTGTGAATTGTGACGTGCGGAACAAAGTATTGAGTCGGGAGAATTTGCTGGTGGTGGGGCTGTGTGTGCTGGTGGTTTTGCTGATCATTGTGACGACGGACAGTGCGCCGCAGTGGATTTATCAGGGATTTTAGACAAGTAATCGTTGCCAATGCTGCGCCATCATTCTCTTCATCATTCCCCGGTTGTACACAAGTTAATCGGTATCCTGGCTCTGGCGCTGCTGGCGGCCTGCAACGGCCGTTCCCCCATCCCTACCACCATCATCGCCACCACCACGACCTCACCGACCACCACTACCTCACCAACCGCCTCGCCCACCAGCACGGCCGTACCCACCGAGACGCCCACCCCGCAGCCGACCACAACGACCACGCTGACGGCCACACCCACACCAACACGCGCACCTACGGCGACGGCAACGGCGACGGCAACGGCCGTTCCCCCCCAGGCAGTGGTCAACGGCCTCACGTTAGACCAATTTCTGCTCATGGACGCAGCCACCCAAGACCACATCCGCGACATCTACGCCCTGGGGCAGCAGTTAGGGCGCAGCCCCAATGCTTTCTCCAAGATAGGCGACAGCGTCGTTCTGACGCCCCATTTCCTGGCCCGCTTCGACAGCAACCAGTACAACCTGGGCATTTACGCCCATTTACAGGCGACCATCAACCAGTATGCCGGCTCCTTTGCCCGCTTCGGTCAGGCCGCCGATGTGGGCCTGTCGGCGCGCACCCTGTTCCAGTTGGGCTGGGCTGACCGGGACGTGTGTCTGCCAGACGAAAACGCCATCGCCTGCGAGATTCGTCTGCAAAACCCCAGCATCACCCTCATCCGCCTGGGGACCAATGACCAGATCGCAGCCGATTTTGCGGCCAACATGGGCAAACTGATCGAACAACTGCTGGCCGAAGGCATTATCCCCGTCCTCAGCACCAAAGCCGATCGCTTTGAAGGCGAAGTCAATGCCAATAACATCATTTTGCGTGAACTGGCTGCCGCGTACCACATTCCGTTGTGGGACTATGACGTAGTGGCCGAGACACTGCCAGACCGGGGATTGTCTGGTGACGGGATTCATCTCACCATGTCCGGCGCCAACGATTACACCCAGGCCGGCGTGCTGGAAAAAGGCTACCCGGTCAGCGATTTGACGGCGCTGATGGTTCTGGACGCCATTCGCCAGGTGGTGGCCGTCGCCCAACCCAATTCTTAGGACCCAAACGATGAGCCGCTTACACTGCCGCCACGCCATCAACATGTTACCTCTGACCGCCTTATTCACGGCCGTTACCCTGCTGCTGGCCGGCTGCCAAACCCTGGCCGCCCAACCCGCCGCCGACCTGCCCACGCTGCACCCAACGGCCGTACTGCCCACCGCCACCCTCCAACCCACCACCCAACCCACCGCCCAGCCGACTACCCAACCCACCATCCAACCCACCACCAACCCCACCAGCCAACCAACCACCACACCAACCCGCTACCACACTTACACCAGTTCACCCACACCTACCCCCATCCCCCCCGGCGCGCAAATCAACGGCCTGCCCAAAACGGCGTTTATTGTGCTGCCAACGGCCGTACAGACCAACATTCGCGCCATCGCCGCCGCCGGGCAGACGATGGACCGCCGCCCCCAGGCATTCGCCAAATTGGGCGACAGCGGCGCGGCCACGGCCGATTTCCTGATGCGTTTTGACCAGCGCGTCTTCGACCTGGGCGATTACGCCTATCTCCAGCCGACCCTTGATTACTACAAAGGCTCCTGGGTGCGCTTTGGCGCGGCGCTGCACGTGGGGCTGCACGGCACGGCCGTCTTCCGCACCGAATTGGTCACCGAACCGCGCTGTAACCCCAACGAACACATGTTGGCCTGCGAATTTCGCCTGCACAACCCCAGCATCCTGCTCATTGCCCTGGGAACCAACGACCAGAGCGACCAGTTTGACGACCGTCTGGAAAAAATTGTGACCTACGCCATAGACAACGGCGTCATCCCCGTCCTCATCACCAAAGCCGACCGCTACGAAGGCGAAGACAACCGCAACAACAACGACGTGCGCCGCATCGCCGCCCAATTTAATGTGCCGCTGCTGGATTTTGACCTGCTGGCCGACACACTGCCCAATCGCGGCCTGGGGTCAGACAACATTCATCTGACGCACTATGAGCGCTATGAATACGTCTCGCCAGAAGCGTTCCAGCGTGGCTACAGCGTGTATAACCTGGCCGTCATCATGATGATAGACGAGATTCGGGCGGTATTGACCCAGGAAACGGCCGTTCCCTCTTTCGATATTTCCACCCTGCCGTGATGAAGAATTTAATGGCAATGGACAAAGGCAGAAAAGGGCAAAACGGGTGGGGCTGGGTGTTGTTGATTGGCAGCACGCTGGCGATCTACTGGCTGCAAGCGCCGTTGGCTCCCCGCTTTGCCGACACCCTGCTGCCTACGGCCACCCTGGCCCTGGCTGTACTTGGCTGGCTGCTGACCCGCCCACCGGACGCCGCCGCCCGCCAAACCACCTGGCCTGAAGACCGCCTGACGCTGTTCGTTTTATTTGCCCTGGTCGTAGGCATGGCCTTCAATCGCTACCTGGACGGCGCCTATCGTCTGACCGCTTCACGGCCGCCCTCCCCCTGGCTAACGGCCGTCGCCCTGCTGCTGCTCGGCGGCTTTGTTCTGCTCATCGCTCGCCTGACCGACCGGGCCGATCAGCGCCGTGTGTTGACCGGCAGCATTGTACTGGTCGTGGGTTTGTTTGTGGTGTTAAAAAGTGCACCATTGGCGACGGCCGCTGCCCAATTCTGGCGTTCGCTCAGCGGCCAAAACCCATCCCTGGCTGCCCCCGCCGACCTGGCCTGGTTAGGCTTCTCCTACGTCGCCTTCCGCCTCATCCACACCTTGCGCGACCGGCAAACCGGCCTGCTGCCCCACCTCTCGCTGCGCGAGTATGTCACCTACATCATCTTCGCCCCGGCTTTTATCGCCGGGCCAATAGACCGCGCCGAGCGCTTTGTGCAAGATATACGCGCCCTGCCACAGTTGGTCGTCCTGGACGCCGCCCGCTTTGGCGAGGCCGGGCTGCGCATCGCCGCCGGGCTGTTCAAAAAATTGGTGATCGCCGATTCGCTGGCGCAAGGGATGTCATTAACGGCCGTCAACGCCACCCAAGTCACCTCCCCGCTGGCTTTGTGGGCGCTGCTGTATGGCTACGCCCTGCGCCTCTACTTCGATTTTGCCGGCTACACGGACATCGCCATCGGCGTCGGGCTGCTGTTGGGCATTCGCCTGCCGGAAAACTTCAACCGCCCCTATCTCCAGACCAATATCACCACCTTCTGGCAAAGCTGGCACATGACTCTGAGCAGTTGGGCGCGGTTTTATGTCTTTACGCCGCTGTCGCGCACGCTGCTGCGGCGCAAACCCCGGCCGTCGCCCACCCTCATCGTCTTCATCGCCCAAATCGCCACCATGACCACCATCGGCCTGTGGCATGGCCTCACCTGGACCTTTCTGATTTGGGGCCTGTGGCACGGCGTCGGGCTGTTCATCCACAAGCAGTGGAGCGACCGCACCCGCCGCTGGTATCGCGCCCTGGAAGGCAAGCCGGGGCAAAAACGGGCCTGGGCGCTGTTTGGCTGGTTTATCACCTTTCATTTTGTCGTCGTCGGCTGGGTCTGGTTCTTGCTGCCAGACGTGGACCAGGCGGCGGCGACGTTCGCCAAACTACTTGGCATAGGCTGGTAGCAAATTGTCAATGGTCAATGGTCAATCGTCAATCGTCAATTGGAGGGTGATTGGGCGGGTTTTGGGCAAAACGGCCGTTCTCTTTCTGCTGCTCAACGCCCTGTTTGCCTGGTTATACCCGCTGGAAGCATTGGGGAAATTGTCGCTGTACAACCGACTGCTGCCAGGGCGGCTGCGCCTGCCCTACGGCGAAAATCCGGCCGAAAGCTACAACCTCAGCCTGCACAATGTGCCAGCCATGCTCGCCAGCCACGCCATCAGCCAGCCCAAAGGGGCCGACGAATTTCGCGTCCTGCTCGTCGGCGATTCAGGCACGTGGGGTTGGTTTTTGGACAATGCGGACACATTGGCCGGTCAGTTGAACGGGCTGGGGCTGGCAGCAGCCGACGGCCGTTCCGTGCGCGTCTACAACCTGGGCTACCCGGTCATGGCCCTGAGCAAAGACCTGCTGCTGCTGGATGCGGCCCGGCAAACCGACCCCGACTTGATCCTGTGGCCGGTGACGCTGGAATCATTCCCGCGTGATAAGCAGGTGTTCCCGCCGCTGGTGCAAAACAACCCGGAGCGCCTGCGCCGCCTGATTGCCACCTATGAGTTGGACCTGGATGCGGCGGACGGCCGTTTTGTCACCCCCACCTTTTGGCAGCGCAGCCTGGTTGGGCAGCGCCGCAGTCTGGCCGATTGGCTGCGCTTGCAGCAGTTTGGCTTCGCCTGGGCGGCTACCGGCATAGACCAGACCATCCCCGCCGAATTTGAACCGCGCCGCAGCGACTTCGAGGCCGACGTTAGCTGGCAGACCTTCACCGAACCGGCCACTCTCACCACCGGCGACCTGGCCTTCGACGTGTTGACCGCCGGCTTCACCCTGGCCGGGGATGTGCCTGTCCTGCTGATCAACGAGCCGATGTTTATCAGCCGCGGCCAGAACAGCGATTTGCGCTACAATTCTTTTTATCCCCGTTGGGCCTACGACCAGTATCGGGCAATGCTGGCGGCAGCGGCCGCTGCCCACGGCTGGCCTTACCTGGACCTGTGGGATGCCATTCCCGCCGCCGAATTTAGCGACACGCCGGTGCATCTGACGGCCGTTGGCAGCAAGTTGTATGCGGACATGGTGGCGGAGGGGATACGGCCGTTTTTGGAATGATGAATGATGGATGATGAATGAGGAGCGGGGAATGATGAACGATGAACAAAACATTCGCGCAAAATTGCGGGCCTTTATTACCCGCGAGTTGGTCCGCGACGCCAGCTACCCCCTGAAAGACGACGAAGGTATCATCACCGGCGGGTTGATAGATTCTTTTGCCCTGGCCGAGTTTGGCGTGTATGTGGAGGATGAATTTGGCGTCTACATCCCCGACGCCGACCTGACGGTGGACAAACTAGACACGCTCAACCAGATGGTCGCCCGTGTGGAGCGGGATTTGCACGGCCGTTGAAGCAAACGTCTAGCAGGTTGTCGGAAAAGTAGAAATGGATACACGGATGACACGGATTTAACGGATTTACACCGATTTTCTGGTGATTTATCCGTAAAAATCCGTCGAATCCGTTCAATCCGTGTACCTATCCTGAGTTCTCCGACAGGCTGCTAGTACACCAATGCTTAAATCTTTGTTGGATAAATTCCCTCCCCTTATTCCCCTCCCAGTGGGAGCGGGTTGCGGAGAGGGAAAAATATGCTAAAGACTTGCGCCAGACTGCACCAGGCACTAACTTCGGAGCGAAGACTCGTCAGAATGACGCCGACTTTTGCCAAACAACGCTGGCAAAAGACGCAGCCCCTACTAATCCCAGGTGATATTGCGGATCGAAACCGTCACGTCTGGGCTGTCTAGCAGCCCGCCGCGCTCGGTGAATTCCTGGTGAAATGATTCCAAAATCGCAAACACCAGCTCGCCAAACAAGTCAATTTCACTCAATTCCTTCAAAGCGGCATTGTCAAAGGCAATTTCAAATTCACCGCGATCTTGAAGGACTTGCTCGTCGGGGTAGGTGACGGCTATGTCATAATCAAAGGTACAAATGGCAGACATGGGGTTCTCCTGGCTGGAAGTAACACGAGAGCGAGCGTTTATGACACTCGCCCTCGCTTTTTATTTATGGTCACAGACCTGTCAGGTCTTATTGTTTATTTGCTCTGGC belongs to Candidatus Leptovillus gracilis and includes:
- a CDS encoding SGNH/GDSL hydrolase family protein gives rise to the protein MSRLHCRHAINMLPLTALFTAVTLLLAGCQTLAAQPAADLPTLHPTAVLPTATLQPTTQPTAQPTTQPTIQPTTNPTSQPTTTPTRYHTYTSSPTPTPIPPGAQINGLPKTAFIVLPTAVQTNIRAIAAAGQTMDRRPQAFAKLGDSGAATADFLMRFDQRVFDLGDYAYLQPTLDYYKGSWVRFGAALHVGLHGTAVFRTELVTEPRCNPNEHMLACEFRLHNPSILLIALGTNDQSDQFDDRLEKIVTYAIDNGVIPVLITKADRYEGEDNRNNNDVRRIAAQFNVPLLDFDLLADTLPNRGLGSDNIHLTHYERYEYVSPEAFQRGYSVYNLAVIMMIDEIRAVLTQETAVPSFDISTLP
- a CDS encoding MBOAT family protein, which codes for MDKGRKGQNGWGWVLLIGSTLAIYWLQAPLAPRFADTLLPTATLALAVLGWLLTRPPDAAARQTTWPEDRLTLFVLFALVVGMAFNRYLDGAYRLTASRPPSPWLTAVALLLLGGFVLLIARLTDRADQRRVLTGSIVLVVGLFVVLKSAPLATAAAQFWRSLSGQNPSLAAPADLAWLGFSYVAFRLIHTLRDRQTGLLPHLSLREYVTYIIFAPAFIAGPIDRAERFVQDIRALPQLVVLDAARFGEAGLRIAAGLFKKLVIADSLAQGMSLTAVNATQVTSPLALWALLYGYALRLYFDFAGYTDIAIGVGLLLGIRLPENFNRPYLQTNITTFWQSWHMTLSSWARFYVFTPLSRTLLRRKPRPSPTLIVFIAQIATMTTIGLWHGLTWTFLIWGLWHGVGLFIHKQWSDRTRRWYRALEGKPGQKRAWALFGWFITFHFVVVGWVWFLLPDVDQAAATFAKLLGIGW